A segment of the Euzebyales bacterium genome:
CCGTCCCGGACCAGTTGTCCCACCCACGGATCAGCAGGACTGGTCACCGACGCGGCGAGGCCTGCGGCCAGATACAGCCAGCCGATCGGGTTGGCCGGCCGCCGCAGCGCCAGAATCAGTCCGACAGTGGCAAAGCCGAGCAAGAACGCCAGAGCGTCGGCCGCGCCCCGGACCAGCACATCGAAGGCGAGCGGCTCGACCACCGCCACGGCGACCGCCAGGCCCGCGGCCCGGCAGCCGAACGTGGCCAGCCACAACGCCCAGGCTGGACCGGCCGTCGGCGCGGACTGCGGCTGCAACGATCCGCCCTCGACCCTCGACCCGATCGACGTCATGGCACGAGGATCGCCGGCCAGCAGTACGGAAACGTTACGCGACGGTCCTGCGGGCCTGTCCGCGAGCCGGTTCCTGGCTCACCCCCAGTCCGCACCCGCGCGGTGGGTCAACCTCTCACCGCGTCGCGATCCGCTACGGTGACTACAGGACCCTCGCCTCGAAACCCGCGCGGCCCCTGCTCTGGAGTGTCTGCAGTCGTCGGGGTACCCCCCGCACTCCTACGGTGGGCGCCGGCTAGGTGTTGCGTCGGTCGTTCAGTCGTCGATGGGCAGGTGGCGCAGCCGTATGCGGTCGGTCTCGACGACCGCGACGGCGCCCGCCGACAGATCATCCTTCACGATCGAGAGCACATGGAGGATGGCGTCGACGCGTTCGTCGATGCTGTCGCCAACAACGCGGAGCAGCATCACGCTGGGTCCCGCCGCGCCGGATGGTGCGAGGATCGTGTCGAAGTCGGTGTCTGTCGTGACCAGCACGCGCTGTTCGTTCGCGGCGTGGGCGGGGACGTAGTCGGCGGTTGCGCCCTGCATCCCGATCACGCGGACGTGCGTCGCGTCACGGCCGGCTGTGACCAGCCGATCGGCGACCTGGTCTTGAAGGCTTCGTCGATCAGGAACCTCACGCGGTGAGGTCGAGCGGGATCGTGCGCTCATCCACCCGTGCAGCGGCGAATCGCAGCGCCTCGCGGATGTCGTCCTCGATCAGCTGGCGGGCAGTCGTCGAGGAGCGTCGCGAGAGGCGTGCCGTTGGCGACCATGCGCAGGAGCATCGCGACCGGAATGCGGGTGCCACGAGGGCGTCCCGGCGGCACTCCGACCTCGCTCTCACCCGCAGCCGCGGCACCGACCAGCCGCGTCGACGTCTCGACCTCGAGCTCGCCGTAGGCCTCGCGCACCGTGAGCACCCGCACGCCCGCGCGCCGCCCTGCGGTGACGTGGGACAATGGCGCGATGGGTGTCCACCTCGATACGCAACGTCTGGTACTACGCCACTTCACGGCGGCCGACGTTGATGACTTGGTCGAGCTGGATGGCGACGCCGAGGTCATGCACTTCGTCACTGGTGGTCTACCGACCCCGCGCGAAGAGATCGAGTACGTCATTCTGCCGGAGTGGCTCGCCTACTACGCGGAGTCGTCGCATCTTGGGTTCTGGGCGGCCGAAGAGAAGGCGACGGGGCGGTTCATCGGCTGGTTCCACTTCAGGCCGGGAGAGGGACATGCCGACGACGAGCCGGAGCTCGGGTACCGGCTGGTCCGGTCGGCGTGGGCCAAGGGGTACGCGACGGAGGGTTGCCGTGCGCTGATCGACGACGGGTTCGCCGAGCGCGGCGTCCGGCGGGTCCTGGCCGAGACCATGGTCGTGCACACGGCATCGCGGCGTGTGCTCGAGAAGTGCGGGCTGCGACAGGTCCGGGTCTTTCACGCCGACTGGCCGTATCGGATTCCGGGCGACGAGCACGGTGACGTCCAGTACGCGCTCGGCCGGGCGGAGTGGGAACGGCG
Coding sequences within it:
- a CDS encoding DUF5615 family PIN-like protein → MSARSRSTSPREVPDRRSLQDQVADRLVTAGRDATHVRVIGMQGATADYVPAHAANEQRVLVTTDTDFDTILAPSGAAGPSVMLLRVVGDSIDERVDAILHVLSIVKDDLSAGAVAVVETDRIRLRHLPIDD
- a CDS encoding GNAT family N-acetyltransferase, producing MSTRTPARRPAVTWDNGAMGVHLDTQRLVLRHFTAADVDDLVELDGDAEVMHFVTGGLPTPREEIEYVILPEWLAYYAESSHLGFWAAEEKATGRFIGWFHFRPGEGHADDEPELGYRLVRSAWAKGYATEGCRALIDDGFAERGVRRVLAETMVVHTASRRVLEKCGLRQVRVFHADWPYRIPGDEHGDVQYALGRAEWERRRRADPPNHP